DNA from Cynocephalus volans isolate mCynVol1 chromosome 2, mCynVol1.pri, whole genome shotgun sequence:
TAAGTGAGTCATGTAACCTCAAACACCAGCACTTAGTCCGTGTGATCATATCCCAAACGTTTGCACTGAGCTGCCTCTAAAATGAAACTGACAGGTCAGAAGAATACATCAAGTTTGTCACAGGTAGTCAGGTTCCTACTGGCACTGAGATACATTCTCCTGGGAGTTCACATACTCCAGTTCGAGAAACCCTGTGTTGTGTGCTCAGTGCATGTCTGTGGGATGGGATTAATACAGGCGCTAAGGGAAATGCACAATTATTAGAGTTTAGCAAAATAAGAGAGTCTTTCCACAGAAAATTAGGAGAGACAAGTCATGGAAGACATAAATATGTAAGTAGATGAGAAAGAAAGCAGTAAGTATAGCTTGAAGCCAGATCATGTTAGATGCTGTATTTGAAAAGAAGAATATTTGGATTTATCTGGTCTCTTCAATATTTTCTGTGAGGATTGGCTGACAAGTTACAACCAGTGCTTTAGGAGGATTACACTGAACCTCTCTGAGGATAGAGAtgtgcagggagaggcaggaggcagaGAGATGCATCCTGAGGCTGCTGCTGTGATCAGGGTAAGAGTTGGCCAGTGGTCGGACCAAGTCAGAGGGAGGTGACAGCAAGGACCGTGAGTGCTGACTAGCCATGAGGGTGGAGGAAactgagaaaggagaaaggagagaggcaaGGAGGCCAGTGAGGGGAGGGTATTGAAGGCTGGTCACTGGAGATGCAGGTGAGTACTCTCTGGACATCAGGAAAGTGAAGGTGGGAGCTGGCCTGTGGGCTCTTAGTCGTCAGGTATAGAATAGAAGAGGCTTGGACTTCTGAACACCTGGCCCCATGGAGTGGAACAAACTCTGGACATGGAATCAGGGGAGTCCAGTACAAATCCTGAATTAATTCGTGTCTTTATGTTCTTCAGGTGCTATCATAACTCTAAACTCTTCAGCTTTAAGGGAATCTCTGCTTCCCGCAGCCCACCAAAATTCGAAGGGATACCAAGAGTTCCATGAGGAGGTCTAGTTACTATCTGAAGTTTCCTGATACCGGACCCTGACACCCATGCTGAGAAACAAGGCACCAAAAAGCTGCAAGGAGGGGTGGGGTTACACTGGTGTGGGTGTAAGTGTAGGATTCTGAGCTGGAAGGGGTGGGATAGGACCTGAGCCTAGGACAGAGGAAGAATGACCAAAGTCAGTAACAAGAAAGACCCTGAATGTGGACAGTTAGGACATTCTGAAACCAACAGTTACTAGTTGTCCAGCCTGGAAATGTTAACCTTTGTGGGAGTCAGTAAACAGAGTAGTTGTAGCATCTCCTCGTGTGAGGCCACAGACGGAGGTTGACTCTGAGGAGAGTCAACTCTAAAGTCCTCTGAAATTCCCATGTCATTGTGGTGGCCACTGTCTTATGGTTTCTGCACCCgttcaaaaacaaaatcaaaaactcCCCCCCAAAATTAGATCCAATATATCTGATCTTCAATTTTCCTTGTTCAAAAATGGGTATCTGAGAatcatttcttttaatagttttaatgGTTTTATGACTTATGAGCCCCTGACATTCTCATATTTAAAAGTGCAATCATGATCCCATATCACTAATTAGAAGAATAGTCAGGGTGAGTTTTGCACCCATCTGGGCCTCACTCTCTCTGCAGgtaggaagaaaaaatacatgattTCCAAGCGTCCTATCAGCTCtcacatttttaaattctagaCTCTGAGAATTAGTTTCCTTAAGGCTGCTTTTATGTCACgattcctcaggctgtagatgaaggGATTGACTAAAGGTGTCACCACTGTGAAGATGACAGTGGCCACTGTGTCCTGTAGTGAGTAGGAGGATGAAGGGCGCACATAGACCCCCAGGATTGCCCCGTAGAACAAGGAGACCACAGTGAGGTGGGATCCACATGTGGACAGCGCTTTCTGTATCCCATGGGCAGATGGCAGCTTCAGTACACTAGAGAAGATGTGAGCATATGAAGCAATGATACACACAAACGGTGTCAGAAATATCACTCCCCCCACAGTGAAGACCATCAGGTCATTGACAAAGGTATCAGAACATGACAGCTTTAGAACAGGGTAAGGGTCACAGAAGAAGTGGTGCACAGCATTGTTGGAACAAAATGAGAGCTGGATCATGAGAAGAGTGTGTAGGAGAGCATGCAGGTTTGTAATGGCCCAAGACATGGCCACCAGAAGGACACAGAGTTTGGGCCTCATGATCAGGGTGTAGTGCAGTGGGTAACAGATGGCCACGTAACGGTCGTAGGCCATCACGCTCAGGAGGAACCCATCCATGTTAGTGAAAGTGATAAAGAAGTATATCTGGGCCATACATCCCATGTAAGAGATAGACTTGTCCTCCAATACGTGATTCACCAGCATCTTGGGGATTGTGACTGATGAAAAGCAGGTGTCGACACAGGAGAGGTTGGCCAAGAAGAAGTACATGGGCGTGTGGAGATTACTGTCACAGCTGATGGCCAAGAAGATGAGAACGTTGCCAATGATGGTGACCACGTACATCCACAAGAACAGCCCAAAGAGAATCTCTTCCTGCTCTGACTTCCCAGAGAGTCCCAGGAGAAGGAATTCTGTAACTCTAGTCTGGTTGTCTCTGTCCATGTCTGTGGGGCAGAATATGTGGCTGAAGGCAGAAGGAGAGATTTAAGGAGTTGTGCTCCATCTATTATTGAGAGATTGTGTTTTCAAATGACACCAGATGCTAGGTTTATTTCTcaattaatatttcaaatataaaattacatgAGAATGATGATAATAGTAACCATTTGAGCAAAATTTTTATGCTACTGTTTTTGTCATTGTTTGAGAATTAATTCACACTAGATAATCTTAGGGAGTTAGCTTTACTGATTAATTTCCATAATGTTAAATTATCTTTGATTACATACAGCTTAATCCACACTTCTGTAACATTGACTAAACATCTCGTATGCACAAACTATTGTCACATATGCTATATATTTTGATCCTGTGAGTGATGAATTGCTTCATtcatatatgaggaaactgagaagaggaatcagaaatgaagaagctGCGACTCAGAGAGATTAGGTGATGGTCCCCAGCTGACAGACTCCATGACATTTAGCAGCCctaaaacagctttaaaaaatgccCTTTTCTTTAAGTTCTTCCCTAGTCTTCCCTCAACACTTTAATTCGCTGCCAACGTTCGAGTAACccaatgccaggcactgtgctcttgCTTCACGTGTATGTTCTCATCTCATCTGCATTAGAGCGGCAGGTTACAGAGACCTAAGCTTCATTgagcagaaggaaaactgaaagCAAAGCCGTTTTGCAATTTCTTCAAGGTCGTAAATTCGTCTACCtgaataaaatgctattttatacAACTCAATCAAATTTGCCCTAGGTCTCTCTGACATTTTCTCAGGATTTTACTACTTTTAGGCTCTGAAGGATCTGCCTCATGGTTTGTCCCCAACCTTGTAACTGCATAGCATCAAAATTCCCTTGTTGCCTTGGTTGTGCAAGGCATGCTGGTATGGTTGTATGTGCCCGATTTTGCTAAGAGAGTCTTTTCTCCTTTATGCCAgccaaaataagaaaatcagtTAGGTGTGGTACTTGCTATTatttttagaaggaaaagaagagataCATAGAGAGCAAAATGGTAGGGTCCATTCAAGTGATAATCCCAGCATTAAGAAATCAAAACAGGCAGATAAATTCAGATAAAGCATCACAGTTGCAATAGCCCTGAAGAGTTCACAGTATTTGGATGTAGAGAAGACAGAAGATGGCATTTCTGGTAAGAGCAAAGGCCGGGGgtaaagagaaggaggaaggggcaggagaCTGACAGGTAAATGGCTTGACTGGCTTGGGTGGAACATGTCATACAACTTACTTTTAGGAGAGAGGCTGTAGCATGTACATAATATGGCAACAGTGAAGTGTCCTAGCATTTTGAGAGTTACATTAGTAAAACCAATGTAAAATTGCTGAGATACGAAGTCATTTTCTCCTAAATTATATCACAGATTGAGGGGTGGCTAGATAATTCAAGTCTATAGCCTACTCCATTGAAAGAAGTGCTCCAGAGAGAGAATGATTAATGTGGGATGTAGAAGTTGGGGGCAGGTGTTCCATCAAGGAAAACCCACAGCAATATTTGCACAGCTTTTTTCAGCGTGCCCTCAACAGCAAATGTGAATAATCTGGTCTTAATGGCAGGCTGTTCCTCATAATGGAAATGGCAGGAAAAGGTGAAAGAGGAACAGCAGGAAGgcagtgggttttttttcttgttctttgtgaACTGTGGATAAGGTAAAAAACACAGGTGAATTGGCTGTAAATACAGCAAACTCTATGTTGGGAGAGTTGCCAGCATTATCCACTTCCTGTCAGCACTTACTGAATAATCCTACCAGGATCAAAACCAACACCACCCTCTACCCCAAGCCACTATGGTAAGAGGACAAAGATAAGAGAGACCAGTGATTCTGAAGGGAGTCCGTGCTCTCTCATCATAGCCCActgggagagggcagagggatTCCTGGTCCCCAGATCCGAGGGAGGACTGCAAGAACATCACTCCAAGATTGGAGATGCTTGCACAATGAGGAGGTCATCATTTTGTTTTTGACGTATAAGAAGTCTGCTGAGCTAAGGGGCACCTCGAGCAGCCTTTGTTTTTTCAGAGCAGGGAAGAGAAAATGGATAGGGATGGTCGAGCTGAGAGTGGGATGATGGAGAGGACACCCATGTGCTTGCTGTCAGCCCACACGAGGGCGTTGAGTTGCCCATGTGCTGGGTGGACCGTGTGGAAGGCACCTGACTTGGGACATCTTGGCAATACCAAAGGCAGAAGTGATGCCAGCTAGGAAAGGGGATGAGACAAGGCAGGGCAGCGTAAACTCCATTTGAATGTGGCCTTGGGGGGTGTTAGAAAGGTTCAGTCAGAGCTGGATCTCCCACCTCTGAGACTTTCACGGAGAGGTGGTCCCTGGAGAATCCTCTGTGAGGAACCTTCAGATGTGAGCCCATAAAAAAGCTGGCTTTGTATTCCTGCCACAGTCAGTCAGTGATAGCCAGGAAAGCCATGAACACCAACATAGGAGGGACAGCTCTCTAAAGTGGCCGTGGAGAGTTGTCACCTCCTGgattcccttcctctctttcttgccCCAGCTTAGGAAGAATTTTCCTAGAAGAGGGAAGAGGAGCAGGTGCCTGAGACATAAACCGTCCCTGACACCAGCCTAAGAAACACAGTGGGCGAGAGGAGCAGAAGAGATTGAAACGCAAGGATGTTTTTGACTACTGAGTGAGAGTCATTTTTGTAATATTCAATGGCTGCAGATGATGGAATCTGGCCAGGATGTTTTTATGAGAGTTGCCAATAGATCagtcattagaaaaaaatacaatcatttcaTGGTTTAAACACCCACCAGCTGAGACTCCCCGGTGAGTAGGTAGCATACTAAATCCCTCTTCTTCTGAGTGGACTTCCACGTGCATCCTCTGGATTTTAATTCGACGTCCCATGCAGCTACCCTACAGGGAGATAGTGATCGTACCAGTGCTCTTGGCTGTAAAGTTCGGTTTGTATAATTTAAATCTGTTGAAGTCAGCTTCATGCATCAATCTCTTGTGAGTCACGTTAGTGTGTGACTGTCTCTGAGATTTCTGACACTTCTGCTTTAATGAGTGTTTGTGTTCTTGGACCTTAGAAGTAAGTTTGCTTAGTCCCTGGACCCAAGCCCAAGCCAACACCCCTCTGTGGGGCTTTGCATGGCATCCAAATAGCTCCCTCTGGACGCCCTTTATTATGTGATCACAGACCACAGGGGATGAACATAGCAGAGCAATAAGCAACAAAAGTGGAGATTAGAGGCAGAATAGGAAGGTCTTGGATGTCTGACAGAGAATCTctcttttggggtggggggagggtggctCTTGGCTCTGAGCTCTGGCCAAGCTGATAAGGAGCATGCGGTCACTGATTTCTGCACCGTTAACACtatctgtttcctttctttctcactgCTACTTGTCTATTTCCATCTTGGAAAAGTACTTGCTCTGTTCTGCAGTGGACAGCACGTCGTGAAGTGGGAAGGGATTGTCCATGTCCAACCAAGAGATGTTTCCCTTTTTGATCTTGGTTAGATGCAGAGGGATTAGTGGGTGTGTTTTAAATGTCAGTCTATGTGTTTGTGTCCGTGTGGATCCGTCCGTTGTTGGAGATAAGTGTGCCCTCACCCGCTTTACCAGCCCTTCTTACCTTGGCTGCTGTCTGTGGCTGTCAGATGCATTCACAGAATCCCCATCTCTGTAAACTCCGTGCTTGACACTGGAGGACGGTAAGTTGCCAGCTGGGGCTGAGGATTGAGAGACCTTTTCTCACTGGGAAGAACATTTAGAGTGAGACACTGTGGCTCTCCCCACTTAGGCTTGGATGATTGGGCGCAAATACATCGATCTCCATCCCTGGAAATCTAAATTCTCGTGGGGATCGTTGCCACAGTTGGGCATCCCTAGGGGTGATTACCCAGAGCTCCTCGTTAGAGGCACACATAATAACTGTCTTTGTTCCTGTGCTCTCTGGACAGAGACATGTTGGGGTGAGGGGAATTCAGTCTAGTGCACAGACTCTCTGCTTGAGCTTGGACACTCCACTTTGTTTTTCAGGATGTGTTTCTCTATCTAAGAAATAAGGAgaggcagaagcagagaaaagtTCATGATTTCCAAGGTTGTAATATTTCTTGGATCTATGATTCTATAATATATccagtgtttattatttttatcaaatacatatttttaaaattgattcattACAATGTgataatttatttacaaatctTTCTCTTTGAATGAGATCTAAGAAGTATGTAATAACTGAGTCATATTGTGCCATCAGCCAGGTATCCTGAAATCAAGAAAACCTTCTTAAATTCTGTTAGCCAAATTAATCTTTGTCTATGTGTGTGACCCCAAGATCCAAAGGGGCCCTGCCAAAGGAAGGGCTTGTGGTCTTGGATCATTCTTCCTAGAGTCTGCAACCCTAGCTTTGACCCCTGCTAGTTTGCTCAGACTTGGTTAATTCTGCCCCGCTCCCCCCCAAACTGGGACAGTTTCCACTCCTAGGAAAAACCTAGGTCCTAAGACCTACCAGCCTTGTAATTTTCACTGCCTGGCTCCACTACTCTTGCCAGCCTCCTTTCTTTGGAAATCCAGTTAGtgacctttaaaaataataatgattcagCTGAATTCCTTTTAGTGTCTTTGAGACATGGCTGACTCTGCTCAATTGCCTAACACCAATCTGCCTCAGGGGACTGTTCCCATATGTGCTCCTATTTTACCCTGATTTTCCTCTGCTTCCTACTGACTCAAGTACATCCCATGCCCATGTCACAGACAGAATATATCTGGACCCTTGCTCTGTGCCCAGAATTGACCTGAAGCAAAAGTGTGAAGGTGGTGAAATTGGCCACAGAGCTTCACAGCAATTCTGTTCCATACACTTTGCTCCTACAATGATTCCGTTTTGCATAACCCTTAAGCCTTCGGGATTTTCCAccctttcttctttcaaataCAAAGCTCAATTTGATCATTTATACTAAGAAAGTAACAACTAAGAATAGAATCTTAATTTGGTATTTTAATCTCCATAATAGTCACCGTATCCCTAACCTAGGAAATCAAAGGAACCACCTAGAGATGCTGGCCAATGGACAAAGGTAGGGAAAACCAAGTGTCGGGTGTGTACAGTCATCCATGCATACTATATCTATGTGTTTCTGGGGGCTGGGTGTGCGAGTGTTTCTAAGTATCTATTTGTGTATCAATAcacaaagcaaaattttaaaaatgtgagttCAAAAATCCcacatctttaaaaatgtaaaaagagcaCAAATGTGAAACTGAGCAAATATGTGTTAGATAAGAGCAAATACTTAAAGAACAAGGATGGCACTATAAATTACAGTTAAAATAGTAATTAAATCAACCAAAATTATTAATCATAATAGAgggatattttataataatgaaggTAAAATTCATAGAATTTAATAACAGAAATTTCAAGCAAAAAACAATGTAATAATAAAGCACACAAGGCAAAGGCTCATACAAATTTTCTTAAAGAacttgattaaatcaatattttaatgaTAGACTTTAATGTACGCTTCCCAGAATTTGATAAAGTAGTTAATGAAAAATATGGAAGAGACTTTATttaaacaaggaagaaatttataTGATGAAAAACATGTATACATATAATTCCACTCTGTAAGTACAGAATACATATTCCTCTTTTATGCCCaaggaaaaattacaaatattggATATTTTCTTGGTGACAACAAAAACTTTAATAGCATCTCCATACATTGATTTCATAGGGTACATTCTCTTATAGCCTCTGATCACAAAGccagaaattagaaataaaaaatcaaaatgtaaaaagaaatgtcCAGTTGGTAAAATGGAAGAATCGTTTTTTTCATAATTCccatatcaaaaagaaaattaaaacccaatgatttataaattaaagaaaaaaattcatataaaaaccTATGATAAAATTGCCCTAAGTGCTTTTATTATTAacgaaatttaaaaataaataaatcaagcatcgatcagcatttttatttttaaattattttaatcaaatgAATACGTTAACATagctttaaaagttaaataaatgtttaaatgaaagACTCCGTCCTCTACTTCTCATCTGTCCACCTCTGAGTCCCACTTTTCAGTGtaaatatttccatatattcTTAAATAATATGCTTTTTTAATCACGTATTTGCAATCttatcttctctctttccctcatgATAGGTGACAagtacgagggcacttcaaaaagttcgtagaaaagtagaatttgaaaggtaatacaaatcttcccatgaacttttttttttttttttaaataaaaaattgttcaCAGATATTCATGAGAGCCCCAAACTGGGACAACTCAAATGAGTATCAACAACTGAATAGAAAGCAAATTGTGGTATGTTTATGCAGCAGATTACTACTCAGTAACACAAGAGGAACTTGTTACTGATGTATGCAGCAACACAGATACAACTCAAAGACACCACATTAATTGatagaagccagatacaaaatgTCATcctttataattccatttatatgatgttcCAGaaacaaaactaatctatggtggtAAAAATAAGATCAGTGGTTGCTCCTCATAGGGATGGGGGGGGAGATTAATAGGGAAAAGATCTAAAGGGACTTTCTAGGGAgatggaaatattcatatattgattttggtggtggttacatgtgTGTAtctatttgtcaaaactcatcaaagcaTACATTTAAAATCTGTGCTCTTCATTTTATGTACCTCAAAACACCTCACACATGCATAACtagaacaaacacacacacaagcaaaagaaaatttttgttgCAAAAAGGTCCTCACTCAGGCCTACTCCCGTCATGGAACCTAGGGCAAGAGTGCAAATGGACACTCACATATCATATGTCACGTGACAAACCAAGCTAAAATACTATTGAATAAAATATGTTTGATCACAGTACCAGTCATCCTGCTACACTGACAAATATACCTTCTTaatgataaaactaaaaaatgtataaatctgTGATTTCTATGTGATTGAATGTTGATAAAATAGCAAAGATGACTGAATTTAAACCTTACTGCGCATGTCTGAGTGATCCCTTCATGGGTCAGGAATTTTGGATGAGAGATAAGATGAAGttatataaaagttataaattgatatatatttattctgtaaattaaattttcttgCCTTCATTTTAGTAAAATCATTCATTATGATTCTATAATCAAGATTTGTATATAAGATGAGTCCTAATGGCAGTAATGAACCAaaggattaaaaacaaatataattgcATTAAAAGTATAtagtatttgaattatttttatcaatgGGTACACATTAAaggtaaaatgtaaaaacataaaattatttttaatatgtgttttcaaagttatttttcttctgagttGTCTATTAAGCTGCTAAATACTATTTATAATTAATGAAcgtaaaaataattcaaaactatttctttttttcatttttattgaaacataattgattgtacatatctgtgaggttaaatattgaatatcaatagctgtgtgcaatatgtgatgctcaaatcaggataattagtacattcaacattatacaatgtaatcattttttgtggccctttaccaatttcttgctaatcccctctccctcccctttcccacctctggtagccttagttctgttccctccttttgaagTGCATGAGTTATTGTGATGTCatatcttttatgtatttatttatttaagttcccacttatgagtgaggacgtgcagtatttctcttcctgtgcctggcttatttcatttaacataattttctctaagttcatccatgtggctacaaatggcaggatttcattcctttcaaaggcagagtactattccattgtgtacatataccacatcttccttacctagttgtctgtcaatggacatttaggttggttccaactcttggctattgtgagcagagctgcaataaacatgggagagcaggtatcccttcagcatgattatttccattccttcaggtatataccTACCAGCAGGATTGAActacagttctatctgtagttgtttgaggaaactctatattgttttccataatggctgtactaatttaagtcccaccaacagtgtaagaggcttttcctttctctgcatctttgctagtatttgttattctctgtctttttgataagaaccagtctaaccagggtgagatatctcaatgtggttttgatttgcatctccctgatgattagtgatgttgaaaattttttcatgtgtttgttagccatttggatatcttcctttgagaaatgtctattcagttcctttgcacattttttaattgggttacatatatatatatatatatgtatatatatatcttttttccctttctagaaCCCTTGAGCTAATATCATCTTTAAATTTCTAGTAATAGATTCAAGAATTAGAagaacttctggtcaagatggtgcgATAGATGGTCTCTatcatcactctctcccacaaatcaaccaacttacaactacaaaaaagcaaggac
Protein-coding regions in this window:
- the LOC134370654 gene encoding olfactory receptor 1F1-like; translation: MDRDNQTRVTEFLLLGLSGKSEQEEILFGLFLWMYVVTIIGNVLIFLAISCDSNLHTPMYFFLANLSCVDTCFSSVTIPKMLVNHVLEDKSISYMGCMAQIYFFITFTNMDGFLLSVMAYDRYVAICYPLHYTLIMRPKLCVLLVAMSWAITNLHALLHTLLMIQLSFCSNNAVHHFFCDPYPVLKLSCSDTFVNDLMVFTVGGVIFLTPFVCIIASYAHIFSSVLKLPSAHGIQKALSTCGSHLTVVSLFYGAILGVYVRPSSSYSLQDTVATVIFTVVTPLVNPFIYSLRNRDIKAALRKLILRV